CTTCTGCGTTGGGGGACTTCTCGACGATCAGTTTCTCACCCTCCAGCCGGAGTACCCTCGTGAATATCTCCTCTAGAAGGTGGAGGTACCTTCTGTCCGCTGTTTCATGGTTTATGAAGTAGTAAACGCTCCTGTTCCGGTTCCCAAGGAAGACAGCCGCGAGATC
This Thermococcus sp. DNA region includes the following protein-coding sequences:
- a CDS encoding DUF257 family protein — encoded protein: MNSIIVNPERVIPLHGMSPRLILSMADLAAVFLGNRNRSVYYFINHETADRRYLHLLEEIFTRVLRLEGEKLIVEKSPNAEEGTKLEIG